One stretch of Labeo rohita strain BAU-BD-2019 unplaced genomic scaffold, IGBB_LRoh.1.0 scaffold_375, whole genome shotgun sequence DNA includes these proteins:
- the LOC127160525 gene encoding uncharacterized protein LOC127160525, with the protein MKGLLYTLLLLETFVFIAQQKVDGGLDNNEISQQLSSGDRRQNPPQTNTLRDEASTDSQQYCHLSFSDIHAALRELTVTVTEQKANIRALETQLKEQQTFFLEELNKKSDEISNLTRSQVEELRKENRDREIAFSASLMQSNSGYVGPFTTDITLTYRNVFTNIGNAYNPITGVFTAPLKGAYRFRVSVYGHGNPSNAAYVSIMKNGEKVVMAYARQDQRNINSSNGVVLILEVGDVVYVRLWSGSRLYDNDNNLNTFSGYLLFPLRDQELCRM; encoded by the exons ATGAAGGGTTTGTTATATACACTCCTGCTTTTGGAAACCTTTGTGTTCATTGCACAGCAGAAGGTAGATGGAGGACTAGACAATAATGAAATCAGTCAACAGCTCAGCTCTGGGGACAGAAGACAGAATCCACCTCAAACAAACACTCTGAGAGATGAAGCTTCAACTGACAGCCAACAATACTGCCATTTGAGCTTCTCTGACATCCACGCAGCACTGAGAGAACTGACCGTCACCGTTACAGAGCAGAAAGCCAACATCAGAGCCTTAGAGACGCAACTGAAGGAACAACAAACCTTCTTCCTGGAAGAGCTGAACAAGAAAAGTGATG aaATTTCAAACCTTACTCGGAGTCAAGTGGAGGAGTTGAGAAAGGAAAACAGAG acagagagatagcgTTTTCAGCTTCACTGATGCAGTCTAACAGTGGATATGTTGGTCCTTttaccactgatatcacattaACCTACAGGAACGTCTTCACAAACATAGGAAACGCCTACAACCCAATTACAG GTGTGTTCACAGCACCACTGAAAGGAGCGTACAGGTTCAGAGTCTCTGTCTATGGTCATGGTAATCCTTCAAATGCAGCATATGTTTCCATTATGAAGAATGGAGAGAAGGTGGTTATGGCATATGCTCGCCAGGATCAGCGCAATATAAACTCCTCAAATGGAGTTGTGTTGATCCTGGAGGTTGGAGATGTCGTCTATGTGAGACTGTGGTCTGGCAGCAGGTTATATGATAATGACAATAATCTTAATACTTTCAGTGGTTACCTACTGTTTCCCTTAAGAGATCAGGAGCTTTGCAGAATGTGA
- the LOC127160527 gene encoding complement C1q-like protein 4 translates to MEDSTIMRSVNSSGDRRDTLRDEASTDSQQYCHLCFSDIHAALRELTATVTEQKANIRALETQLREQQTFFLEELNKKSDEISNLTQSQVEELRKENRDREIAFSASLMQSNSGYVGPFTTEITLIYRNVFTNIGNAYNPITGVFTAPLRGAYRFTVSVFGHGNPSNAAYVSIMKNEGKVVMAYARQDQRELNSSNGFVLILEVGDVVYVRLWSGSRLYDNGNNHNTFSGYLLFPLREQELCRM, encoded by the exons ATGGAGGACTCGACAATAATGAGATCAGTCAACAGCTCTGGGGACAGAAGAGACACTCTGAGAGATGAAGCTTCAACTGACAGCCAACAATACTGCCATTTGTGCTTCTCTGACATCCACGCAGCACTGAGAGAACTGACCGCCACCGTTACAGAGCAGAAAGCCAACATCAGAGCCTTAGAGACGCAACTGAGGGAACAACAAACCTTCTTCCTGGAAGAGCTGAACAAGAAAAGTGATG aaATTTCAAATCTTACTCAGAGTCAAGTGGAGGAGTTGAGAAAGGAAAACAGAG acagagagatagcgTTTTCAGCTTCACTGATGCAGTCTAACAGTGGATATGTTGGTCCTTTTACCACTGAAATCACATTAATCTACAGGAACGTCTTCACAAACATAGGAAACGCCTACAACCCAATTACAG GTGTTTTCACAGCACCACTGAGAGGAGCGTACAGGTTCACAGTCTCTGTCTTTGGTCATGGTAATCCTTCAAATGCAGCATATGTTTCCATTATGAAGAATGAAGGGAAGGTGGTTATGGCATATGCTCGCCAGGATCAACGCGAATTAAACTCCTCAAATGGTTTTGTGTTGATCCTGGAGGTTGGAGATGTCGTCTATGTGAGACTTTGGTCTGGCAGCAGGTTATATGATAATGGCAATAATCACAATACTTTCAGTGGTTACCTACTGTTTCCCTTAAGAGAACAGGAGCTTTGCAGAATGTGA